The following proteins are encoded in a genomic region of Musa acuminata AAA Group cultivar baxijiao chromosome BXJ2-11, Cavendish_Baxijiao_AAA, whole genome shotgun sequence:
- the LOC135627672 gene encoding large ribosomal subunit protein uL2-like, giving the protein MGRVIRAQRKGAGSVFRSHTHHRKGPARFRSLDFGERNGYLKGVVTEIIHDPGRGAPLARVTFRHPFRYKLQKELFIAAEGIYTGQFIYCGRKASLMVGNVLPLRSIPEGAVVCNVEHHVGDRGVLARASGDYAIVISHNPDNGTSRIKLPSGAKKIVPSNCRAMIGQVAGGGRTEKPMLKAGNAYHKFRVKRNCWPKVRGVAMNPVEHPHGGGNHQHIGHASTVRRDAPPGQKVGLIAARRTGRLRGQAAATAAKAEKTS; this is encoded by the exons ATGGGGCGCGTGATCCGAGCTCAGAGGAAGGGAGCGGGTTCGGTGTTCCGGTCGCACACGCACCACCGCAAGGGGCCGGCGCGGTTCCGGAGCCTCGACTTCGGCGAGCGCAATGGGTACCTCAAGGGCGTGGTGACCGAGATCATCCACGACCCCGGCCGCGGCGCCCCTCTCGCCCGCGTCACCTTCCGTCATCCCTTCCGGTACAAGCTCCAGAAGGAGCTGTTTATCGCCGCCGAGGGCATATACACCGGCCAGTTCATCTACTGCGGTCGCAAGGCATCCCTCATGGTCGGCAACGTTCTCCCGCTTCGCTCCATCCCCGAGGGTGCTGTTGTTTGCAACGTCGAGCACCACGTCGGCGATCGCGGCGTCCTCGCCCGCGCCTCCGGCGATTACGCCATAGTCATCAGCCATAATCCTGACAATGGCACGTCGAG GATCAAGCTTCCATCCGGAGCCAAGAAGATTGTCCCAAGTAATTGCCGCGCCATGATTGGGCAGGTTGCTGGTGGTGGGAGAACTGAGAAGCCAATGCTCAAGGCTGGCAATGCATACCACAAGTTCAGGGTGAAGAGGAACTGCTGGCCTAAGGTTCGTGGTGTGGCCATGAACCCTGTGGAGCATCCTCACGGAGGAGGAAATCACCAGCACATTGGCCATGCTTCCACTGTTCGCCGTGATGCTCCTCCTGGGCAGAAGGTTGGTCTTATTGCTGCAAGGAGGACCGGTCGTCTACGGGGACAGGCTGCTGCCACTGCTGCAAAGGCAGAGAAGACTTCTTAG